A section of the Phaseolus vulgaris cultivar G19833 chromosome 8, P. vulgaris v2.0, whole genome shotgun sequence genome encodes:
- the LOC137827190 gene encoding uncharacterized protein produces MTPRGRGGGRRAPNRGGRGVRVDDISLPNTNIPPSFVLPTTMESTHPIYEGAAPLPTLHGQDIEHHVGESNPTTFSTEPTMNQPSSIQDSLTPDNESGNVVDQRPWLHAERGDFSPANGPSNVISRIIKQKYDEPSPTWKKVRLELRDRWFGEFKKEYRWDMEQDQLIRSIFDTKASRIFKNAMSKVRHGQDKGT; encoded by the exons ATGACACCAAGGGGTAGAGGTGGTGGTCGTAGAGCACCTAATCGTGGTGGTCGAGGTGTTCGTGTTGATGATATATCTTTACCCAATACCAACATTCCCCCTTCGTTTGTTCTTCCAACAACTATGGAGTCTACACATCCTATTTATGAAGGAGCCGCCCCACTTCCTACACTTCACGGACAAGATATTGAACATCATGTAGGAGAATCAAATCCTACTACCTTTTCTACAGAGCCAACTATGAATCAACCTTCATCGATACAAGACTCTCTTACACCTGACAATGAGTCTGGCAATGTAGTTGATCAAAGACCCTGGCTTCATGCAGAAAGAGGAGA TTTTTCACCTGCAAATGGACCTTCCAATGTAATCTCACGAATCATCAAGCAAAAATATGATGAACCCAGTCCCACTTGGAAGAAGGTTCGTCTTGAGCTTAGAGATAGATGGTTTGGAGAGTTCAAG AAAGAGTATAGGTGGGATATGGAACAAGACCAACTCATTAGATCCATTTTTGATACAAAAGCCTCCCGTATCTTTAAAAATGCTATGAGTAAAGTTAGGCATGGTCAAGATAAGGGGACCTGA